AGCCTCACAGGGTGCGCGAGTGCAGGCGCCGTGATTCAGAGGAGTGCGCGAGTCCTGCAGGTTTAGCCGAACCAGCCCCGCCTCAGTCGGTCCCTGCGATCTTCCACACGAGGGATCGCAGCCCCGCCTCAACCGGAAGCAGCGCCACGCTGCCCGCGTGCAGATCGGGGCATGGGCTGTCGCCGGAGATCGCCGGGGAAAAGGAACACCGCCAAAGCCCCTGCCTCCCGCGCGGTTGCGTCTCGTGTGGACGAGCGGTAGGATGGGCCGAGCGAGCAGACTCTGGGCTGGCTTCTTAACCTGGTCGATACGCGGGTGACGGCTATCCGAGCCGTCCTCATGCCCGGCTACATGACGGCTATCCGAGAGTATGAGATGGCGCCGGTGACGCCGCCGCTCGTCCAGGAATACATGCAGGTTGCCCCTGCCGCCGGCCACCCGGAGGACCTGCCGGACTTCCCCGGGTGCCACGCCGCGGTGGCGGACTCCATGGCACCCATCTTCGAGGTGGGGGGCAGCAGCGGCAGCGACGACTGCGAGCTTGGCTTGGACGACGAGGACCTCGGCGGCGTGGACGACGAGTAGATTAGGATTTTAATCTCATTTTAGTAATTTTGATCGAATTTCATTCAACTAGCATGTAAAATTTCCTAAGAGTTTAATGAAATGAACAAGTTTAATGTTTAAACTTTGTTTGAATGAATTTCGGTAAATTTGTgttcaagtatttgaaaaatgaacAACAAGAAATTAAAGAAGGAAAACAAGTACGGATTTAAAAGTTGTCAAAGTAAAGAAGAAAAccgaaagaaaatgaaataaagaagaaaaagaaataagtactccctccgtcccataatgtaagacgttttttgacacaaagaaacaagtttgaaaaataaaatatttttttataaacaaATGTATAGAATTATTATTAATTGAAATAattaagataaaataaataagataCACATTTTTCAAATGGATAAATAAGATAAAGGTAATTCTCCAAATTTGGATATTACAAATGAAATATGAAATAAATGAAATGAAAATCATAGAAACAAAAAATGAAAGAAGaagtaaaactaaaagaaaaaactaGCCGCCGAGCCGAGTAGGGCGTATTAGGCCCATCCCGATCAAGCGCAACTGCGAAAGAGAGAGAGCTTTTCGGCCAAACACGGCCCAGAGGCCCATCAAGGTGGAGACGATAGGATATTCAGAGGTGTTCGGTGAGGTAGGCGGACAGGGCTATTTTTGTAGCGCCGCTTCTGTCGTGGGCGTTGTGCGGACTCGTAGGCGTAGCTGGGCCAATCCGCGCAAGCCCACGACGACGCCAGATGTCGCCATCGTACTTGGCTAGTTGGGCCGCATTTTTTAAGAAAGGTTATTGATTTTGTTTTGTCTTTCCAAGTGATAAAATATAACATCTATTTCCAAGTGATAAACACGGCCCGATATTGCCGTCGTACTGGGCCAGTTGAGCCGCCGTATCCCCTCCTGAGCGCTTTGTCATGAGCTTAGTTGTCCTAGGGCATCTTGTGGTGTTGTAATCTAGCCGTCGTATGTTTTCTGTTGGCATCATAATGGCGTGTGTTTGTGTTGTCCGGTTATCTCGGATTCTACTTTGTAAGAGGGCTAGCGTGTAACTTGGTTatgatgctttatatataaagcagtgCAAAGGCCTGTTTAGGGCTCTAAACTCCTGCATTCAATCCCCTCACAGATTATCATTTCCTGCATTCTCGTTCCCTCTCTATAGTTAGGGAGTTGCTTGCCCGAAAGTGTCGTTTTACAGTCTACACCTGAGCTCAAATACTTCCGCTGTAAACAGTGATTTTTTAAAGCAcataagaagaaaaatgatattTAACAACAATCGTTGCTTAGTTCTGTACCTATATATGGATACATTTTCCGTGATTGAATGCCATTATTGAAggtctagaaaaaaaatcaatactCTAAAATACTTTAAAATATAGTCTTTTGAAGCATCAGTTTTTTTCGCCTAGAGCATTACAAATGTCTTTTCTTCACGAAACATTGCATAGGGGTGAAACATACATCAAAGTTTGTCAAAAAAAATCATATTATTTTGAATTTTATTAATATTACTGATCATCTCGTTGTATGCGCACCAAGTAGCCAAAACTCTGTATATGTTGCTCGCCGACAACCACAACTCCATAGGTTGGCCCAAACCAGCCGAGTCTAGCCAGGTTCTCACTtttgttagagcaactctagcagactccgCATCCAGCTCCGACCCGgcaaataaccgccaaaatgcgggtcagGGCCGAAAAACctgcccgatcagaccccgcatcccgtcATGACCCCCAAAAAAATTTAGAGGGCGCGGCAAAATCTCGGCAAAATCTCgtcgcggctgcggtgccctgcatcacaGAGAAGTAGTTGGCGgaagggacatttcagcccgcgcgcATTTTCCCATCCCCTTCCGCCGCCGTCCGCCTTTTCTtccgcccctccgccgccggcgATTCCGCCAAATCTGCAGGTAGAAACGCGTCGCGAGGCCGTCCACCATCCTCCCGCGCCGTCACGCTGCANNNNNNNNNNNNNNNNNNNNNNNNNNNNNNNNNNNNNNNNNNNNNNNNNNNNNNNNNNNNNNNNNNNNNNNNNNNNNNNNNNNNNNNNNNNNNNNNNNNNNNNNNNNNNNNNNNNNNNNNNNNNNNNNNNNNNNNNNNNNNNNNNNNNNNNNNNNNNNNNNNNNNNNNNNNNNNNNNNNNNNNNNNNNNNNNNNNNGGATCCGGGGAGAAGAgcgccctcgtcgccgccgccgtcggggaTCGACCACTGCCgagcccgcccctcgtcgccgcccgggaTCACCCGTCGCATCCTCCACCGGTTATTGTGTATTTTGTGATCTTTGCGAGCGAGCGCTATAGTTCATTGACGTGCCGGTGTGCATGTAGATGGATTTGAGTCCGTGTGAGAAGTTCTTGCTCACCGATTCGTCCGATTCAGACGACTCGGACCATGCTTGCCAACTTAGTTTGCTTCCGTttgttgtggatgattgttgtACTGTGTTgaatttgaataattatttagtttaCTTCCGTTTATTGTATCATGCTGGATTTGATACATTTTACGGGTTGATGAGATGTGGATGGCAGCGGTGCAAGAGCAGACACCGCAAGCCGACCCCATATAAAAGCATATTCGACGAATATACTTTTATACGGGTCCGTTTGGGAGGTCTACATCTGTGGCCATCCTTGCTGGCCCGCAAAAGCCGTTTTCCGTAAACTGCAAATGCGTTTTACGGGCCGGCGGAATGCGGGGTCTGCTAAAGTTGCTCTTAGGCATGGGACATCATACCTTGTTTGGCCAGTCCCATGAACCAAACTTTATTCCATACTCTGGTGTTTGACGAATAAAACCTGGTTTTACCGCCACACGAAAGTATGACGAGGGGGCGCCCAACCGTGTTTCTTAGATTGATCTACCGGTCGATGAAGATTGGCTGCATAGGATGCTCACTCCGACGTAATTACATGACGAGTTGCACTGACGTACTCAACATGACCACACACCACGTCACAGCCGACTCTGTCGGATGCAAATGCTTTTTTCCTACTAGACATAAAACCTGCATTCAACTGCGGCGCCCGTAGTTGACCGGAGGAAGACTTGCCCGTTGACCGGAGGAAGACTTGCTCGTTGGCTTGTTGCTACTTCCCTTCCTCGACGACTCCCTGTCAGACTTTGATGATGATCGAATATGCAGGGCCCAGAGGCTCGGCAGCTTCTCCCGACGACCCGCGCCGAGCCAAGTCTTTTTCATATACTGTAGTATACAATCGCGCCACTTTAGATTTTTTTTCACCTGTCACTGCCATGGCATTTCGCATTACCTATAATAAGGAGAATAGAGATGGAGGATCCAAAGAACACACGTACGGAGAAAATATCCAAGTAACACATAGGTAAGCTGTCGTATATACTAGTAAGAACGAAGAGAATCATGACCAGGCCGAAGAGCATCAGTCCAATGATGATCTACACCAAGACATCCAAAAACACAAACGCGTACTCTGGTCATCACGATGTTTCCGATCGGCTTCATCTTAAAAAGCTAGGCTAGAACGGCTTAGTTTACTTGACCGGAGAAGACTTGGTTCACTTTCTCCGACGACCGCTGACGTCGGTCGGTCCGCATGCGGGAGTCGCTGTGCAGGGCGCAGAGGCTCAGGCGGACTAGGCACCTTCGCCCCGACGACGCGCACGCGCCGAGTCAAGTCGTCGTTATATAATCACGACGAAACCATTCGCCAGTCTGCATCACAATAATTAACAACAGGAAGGGAACCACAGCCGTTGAGTGAGAGAATGGAGTGTGGTGGCATCTCCGCCGTGCAGGTGCAACCGGCAGCGCCAATGGATCAGCCCGGCCAGCCGGCCAAGCCGCCGGTGCAGCCATGGGAGTACAGCCTGCGGAAGTACCTCCTGCTGCTGGCCGCCCTGGTGGTCACCGTCACGTACGCCGCCGGCTTCAGCCCGCCGGGAGGCGTCTGGCAGACCGCCCACGACGGGCAGCCcgccggcgaccccatcatccgcggaACCCACTACCGCCGCTACCTCGCCTTCTTCTACTGCAACGCCACCGCCTTCGCCGcgtcgctcgtggtcatcgtcctcatcctcatcctcgccGTCCGCCACGACAAGAAGGGGAAGGACAGCCGCTGGGTCGTCGTGCCCCTGCGGCTGGTCATGGTGCTGGACCTGCTCAGCCTCATGGGCGCGTACGGCGCCGGTACCTGCCAGGACAAGGTCTGCATCGTCTACTCCGCGGTGCTGGTGGCCGCCGTCTTCCTCTACATCGCCGTTCTCAAGATGATGGACTGGTGGGGCCCAGACAACAAATCCGGCTCTGGTTGCGACGGCACAATGTCCACCGCACCCAACCGCAACTCCAACTTCGACGGCGTGATGTCCACTCCTAATCCCGACTCCGATCCCGGCACGATTTCTTCCCCCGTCCGCGACTCTGATCCCAATGTCAGAGAAGAAGAGGACCGTAAACGCGAGGCCTTGAAGAAGCTGAAAGCCGACGAACGGCTCCGCAAGGTACTGATGCTCCTGGCGACGTTCGCGGTGAGCATCACGTACGTCGCCGGGCTGAGCACGCCGGGTGGCTTCTGGGACACCACCGGGATCAGCTACCGCCCGGGCGACGCAATCCTCAAGGACCGCCACCGCCCGCGCCTGACGGTGTTCCTGCTCTGCAACACCACATCGTTCGTAGCGTCCTTGCTCATCATCATGCTGCTCATCATCGACGGCAAGAAGCTCCGCGAGAAGAAGGCTCGGTCGCTCGTGCTCTACGGGTTCATCGTCGTCGCGCTTGTCAGCCTCGTCGGCGCTTACACCGCTGGCAGCTGCAGGGAGACAAAAACCACCATCTACGTGGTCTCCCTGGCCGGCGGCATTCTAGCAACAGCATACATCCTACTCTATGCTTTCTACACTTTAAAGTCTTCTCGTTCCAGTCCAACGCAACAAATTGATGCAATTCAGCAGACTACTGATAATGTCAGGTACTGTTTGCAACTGAACTGAACTCTGCTTCTTCATTCTCCGCGACTGAACTGAACTCTGTTTCTTCTTTCACCGCAGTGCTAGAAAGGGTCTGGACAAGGCTCGCTCTCTTGTTCTACTGCTCGCCACTCTTGCCGCCACCATCACCTACACAGCGGGGTTGGACCCACCAGGTGGCGTTTGGCAGGACAAGGGCGATGGGTACATCGCCGGCGACCCGATTCTAATCACAACGAACATTAGGAGGTACAGGGCCTTCTACTACTGCAACTCGGTTGCGTTCGTGGCCTCCTTGGTGGTCATCGTCCTGGTCCAGACGGAGAGGCTGATCAAGCACCACGTGCTGGAGGCGGCCATGATACTCGACCTGTTTGGCCTCATCGGCGCATATGCCGCCGGGAGCTGTCGGGGCGTGAATTCCTCCATTTACGTCATGGCTTTGGCAGGCGCTGCCCTGATCTATGTGGTGATCCATATTGTCTTTTTCACACTGGAGCTGGATCACAAGGACAAGAAAGACGACGATGAAGATGAGTTGCTGGAGAAGAGGCGCAAACGGTTGCTCCTGTTCGCGATCTTGGCGGCAACCATCACCTTTCAAGCCGGCCTCACCCCTcctggcgggttccttctccaggACGACACGCTCGGGCACCACGCCGGTGACCCGATCCTCTTGCACAACTACCAAGTCCGTTACTATGCCTTCTTCTACTGCAACTCAGTGAGCTTCATGCTTTCCATCGCCCTCATCATCCTCCTGGTGAACCCCAATCTGTACAGACCAGCCATACGAAGCAATGCACTATCCGTTTGCACGGCGGTGGGCTTGTTTTGTTTGATGGGGGCCTACGCTGCCGGAAGCACGCAACACCGCAAGACATCCATCTACATCTTCGTGTTGGTGGCCGTGGTCCTCCTCGTTGCAGCCGGACTGCTGCTGGTATTTTTGCTGAAGAGAAAGCGCAGCAATGCGGTAGTTGCGCCACCCAGAGAACAAAACGAAGAAGAAAGGAAGGAGGTAGAAGAAAAGAACGAGGATGAAGAAGAAGCGAAGAAGCATGCAGGGCGCAAGTACCTGATGCTGCTAGGCATCTTGGTGGCGAGCGTAGCCTACCAGGCCGGCCTCGAACCGCCCGGCGGGGCGTGGCAGAACAACGACAACGGGTACGAGGCGGGCAACCCGGTGATGCACGACAACAGGAGGGCCCGGTACCTCGCCTTCTTCTACAGCAACTCCATTTCCTTTGTGGCTTCCATCGTTGTCATCATCATGTTGCTACCGCAATGGCTGCCAAAGAAGAAAGAAGGAGAATGGGAGAAATGGTCGCTGCGGGTGATGAACTGGACGATCCGACTGGATCTGTTTGCTCTCCTGGTGGCCTATGCAGCCGGCTCCAACAGGGGGTGGAAGACATCTGTTTATGTCGTCGCACTCGTCTTTGCCGTGCTGAGCTACTTTGCAATCCATACAGTACTGGCATGTACTGTATGTCGCCGTGAGAGGCACCAAAGCAGCTCTGTAGTGTAGCTCTACTATGTGAGGGTGATTGCTCATCTGAGCTCCGTAGTGTAGATCTCTAGTCAGCACGCCCTACTCTAGCTACATGTTCCTCCTTGCTCAAGGGCTTAATCGAAAAGCTTCCCAGTTTTTAGATTCGTAGTCTAATTGATGTAATCAGATATTCAGATTAACCTGCATCCCAGTTGGGGCATGCTGACATTGTTTGGCGACCCACTGGGCAGGTCTGTCTGTATCTTAACCCTGCATGGTAGGTGGCATTTCCTGACCCTATGTGTACTTTCTATCTCACAAGAACTCGAATGGGAAGTGCATGAACTGCAATTGCATTTGTATTCAGGAAAGTGAAGCATTTGTTGCAACCGAAATATGCTTTAGTATGTCACTGGTTACAGTCTGAAGCATTGTGTAATCCTAATAGTATTCTGGTCAGGTAGAGAG
Above is a window of Triticum aestivum cultivar Chinese Spring chromosome 6B, IWGSC CS RefSeq v2.1, whole genome shotgun sequence DNA encoding:
- the LOC123139214 gene encoding uncharacterized protein; the protein is MECGGISAVQVQPAAPMDQPGQPAKPPVQPWEYSLRKYLLLLAALVVTVTYAAGFSPPGGVWQTAHDGQPAGDPIIRGTHYRRYLAFFYCNATAFAASLVVIVLILILAVRHDKKGKDSRWVVVPLRLVMVLDLLSLMGAYGAGTCQDKVCIVYSAVLVAAVFLYIAVLKMMDWWGPDNKSGSGCDGTMSTAPNRNSNFDGVMSTPNPDSDPGTISSPVRDSDPNVREEEDRKREALKKLKADERLRKVLMLLATFAVSITYVAGLSTPGGFWDTTGISYRPGDAILKDRHRPRLTVFLLCNTTSFVASLLIIMLLIIDGKKLREKKARSLVLYGFIVVALVSLVGAYTAGSCRETKTTIYVVSLAGGILATAYILLYAFYTLKSSRSSPTQQIDAIQQTTDNVSARKGLDKARSLVLLLATLAATITYTAGLDPPGGVWQDKGDGYIAGDPILITTNIRRYRAFYYCNSVAFVASLVVIVLVQTERLIKHHVLEAAMILDLFGLIGAYAAGSCRGVNSSIYVMALAGAALIYVVIHIVFFTLELDHKDKKDDDEDELLEKRRKRLLLFAILAATITFQAGLTPPGGFLLQDDTLGHHAGDPILLHNYQVRYYAFFYCNSVSFMLSIALIILLVNPNLYRPAIRSNALSVCTAVGLFCLMGAYAAGSTQHRKTSIYIFVLVAVVLLVAAGLLLVFLLKRKRSNAVVAPPREQNEEERKEVEEKNEDEEEAKKHAGRKYLMLLGILVASVAYQAGLEPPGGAWQNNDNGYEAGNPVMHDNRRARYLAFFYSNSISFVASIVVIIMLLPQWLPKKKEGEWEKWSLRVMNWTIRLDLFALLVAYAAGSNRGWKTSVYVVALVFAVLSYFAIHTVLACTVCRRERHQSSSVV